Within the Thermosynechococcus sichuanensis E542 genome, the region CAGTTGGCTACTCAGTTGTTGTAATTGTTGGGCAACCGCTGCTTGGGGGGCAGCAAGCTCAGCATCATAGCGCCGCTGGTTTTCGTACTCAATCCACGCCGTAATGTAGTTGGTAATCAGCGTTTGCGAGACGGTTCCCTGAAAGCCGAGGCCAGTGGGGTTGTCCACTTGATATTGTTCACCAATCACTTGGCTAGCGATCGCCTGCAATTGCTCCACCAACACTCGCCGCTGTTCCTCTAGGGCTTGGAGGACGGGTGTCCCTTCATGAAAAATGGCCAGATTCTTGGCAATTTCTTGATCCAGTTCTTGAATGCGTGCCAGTTGTTGCTGATAAGCGGGAGAGGTACTCAAATTCGCTGCTGCTAGGGCTTCAGCGGGCGTCATCTTCAGTTGTTCTTGCAATCCTTGAAAACGACCGTAGGCCTCCACAGCCTTAAGGCGAGCTGCTTGGCGCAGGCTATGGATTTGGCGATACTGTTCCGTCAAAAAGCGCAGTTGTTCTGAAGGTTGTAGGCTCGTCCCCTGCGGTTGGCTGCCTTGAAGCTGCTGCTGGAGTTGCTCTAATTCTTTGAGGTGCTGCTGAATGTCTTTGTCCAGTTGCTCTAGGGTGCGATTGAGTTGTTCTTGGCGATCGCGCTGACTATAGTCAACAAATGCTTCTGCCACGGCTTTTAAGACTGCGGTCACGATTTCTGGCTGGCGATCGCGATAGGCCACCTCTAGCACTTTTGTTTGTGTCGGCAGTTGCTCTGTGGCGGAACTAACCACTGGTCGAATTTCCAGATGCTCGGCCAATACCCGCGTGGTTAGATGGGGATACTGCTGTTGCAATTTCTGGGCAATGGGTGCCAGGACTTTGTCGCTTTCCAGAACCAAAATTTGTGACCCCAAATCTACTTGAGGGGTTGTGGTTGGCGGGGGTGAGGGGAGGGTACCAGCAATGCCATCGCGTGGGGTCAAGGTTGGCGCAGGCTGCGGCTCCTTCACCGGTTCCATCAGCAGGCGAAAGTAGGCCTCATACATTTCGGGCTGCCAGAGAACATACCCGCCCATCACTAAGAATGAGAGCAAAACCGTCCCTGAAAGCAGTCGCCACCGTCGCTGACACAGCTCGCCGAAAGCTTGCAGCCCACCCTTCCTAGAACGCTTTGTGGTATTGAACCGCAGTGGATTTTGCTGGCGATCGCCCAAAAGGCGTGCTTCGCGATCGACAACCCGTAAATTAGGTACCTTTTGTGGGAGCGACATTAGCGATCCATTATCCTTAATCGAAGAGATTGATCAAAATTCCCAATGTTCCCAATGCACCAAAAGGACGCAGCGCATTCCCAATCGTATCCCCCACCTGCGTTAGCCCTGACCGTTCCACCACAATCACATCCCCCTGTTGCAACACAGGATTGTTGTTGGCATTGGGTTGAGCCGCCAAGCTAAAGGGAATCCGTCGCCGACTGACCGTGCCATCGCGATTGAGCCGCACCAGCGTCACCCTAGACATATTGGCACGTTGCACATTGAATCCGCCCGCCGCCCCAATTCCCTGAGTGAGGGTGGCATTGGCTGGCACCTCGACCAAGCCTGGTCGCAATACTTCCCCCACAACTTGGACGCGAATCACCTGCGGCGAAAACGTTGCTGAGGCCACCCGTATGGCTTCCGCTGCATTCACTTCCTTCGCCTTGGGTACCACAATCACATCATCACTGCGCAGCGTAATATCCTGATTGGCATCTCCTGACTGAATCATCTCCCAAAGATTAATTCTGGTTACCGCTGTTTGGCCATTCCCCAGTTGACGGCGCACCTCAATGTTGCGAATATCGGCCTCTTGGGTAATGCCGCCCGCTTGGGCAAGAACTCGACTCAAACGCGGCCACGTCAATCCACCGGAAAGACCAACAGAATCAGCACTCGCTGCTTGATCTGCTGTGGAAACAGTGACCCCTGTAAAAGGAACAACATAAGTCCCTGGACGTGTGACTTCACCCGCCACCAGAATCTTCATCGGGCGTGGAGTCTGCAACGTAACCGTCACTGCCGGAAAGCGCATGACTTTACTGTAGGCATTCAGAATCACCTGCTCCGCTTGAGGTAAGGTTAAGCCGCCCACCATGACGCGCCCTGCAAGGGGCAAAGAAACTGAGCCATCCAGATTCACTGCAAATTCTTTTTGAGTGGTAACAGTTGGGGGTAAGTTGACCACTTCAATGAAAAGCACATCCCCTGCCCCCAAAAGATAGTCCTGAAGGGGGTTAATGCTGGTAAAACTGTAGGAGCTTGGGCTGACGGGCATGGGTTGAGCACTAGCCGAGCGGGGTACCACCAGTGTTGCCCCAAGGGTGAATCCACTGGCGATCGCCAGCGTGATCACGGTGTTGTGTAGCTTTGGCAATGATTTGCACCCCATAATTCATTCTCTCCTCACTCACCTGTTTGTTCTACCATACGCCATCTATTCGCAACCAAGGTCATGAAAAAAGGCTTTAGAATGAGTGCAAATGGCCTTGTCACCTCATTGTAATGCTGGATCAGCCACTCATTTGTCTAGAACAAATTTCTAAAGTGTATGGCCAAGGGGAAACGGAAGTTCACGCCCTTAGGGAGGTGAATCTCAACATTCAGCGGGGAGAGTACTGTGCAATTATGGGGGCTTCGGGGTCAGGGAAGTCCACAATGATGAATATTATTGGCTGTTTGGATCGCCCGACCTCTGGCCGCTACTTTCTCGATGGTCAAGATGTGGCACACCTCAGTGATGATGAGCTGGCTCATATTCGCAATGCCAAGATTGGCTTCGTCTTTCAACAGTTTTACCTCCTAGGGCAGCTAACGGCACTGGAAAATGTGATGCTACCCATGGTCTATGCTCAAGTCCCGCCCAAAGAACGGCGCGATCGCGCCATCGCCGCATTGGAACAGGTGGGGTTGGGTCACCGCCTTGAGAATCGTCCCAATCAACTTTCAGGAGGACAGCAACAACGGGTAGCGATCGCCCGCGCTATTGTCAATCAGCCCCTGCTCCTGCTGGCCGATGAACCCACCGGTGCTCTCGATAGCCACACCACTGCGGAAATTCTCGCCATCTTTGGTCAACTCAATGCAGCGGGCATGACGGTAATTATGGTGACCCATGAACCCGATGTAGCGGCGGTCACGCACCGCATTATCCAGTTTCGCGACGGTCAAATTCGTTCCGATCGCCCCAATGTGCCTAGCCCGCTGACGGCACCTGTTCTATCTTAAGAAGGGGAGTCACTGAGAAAAAAGCAATGGCAAAAGCAGTTTGGAAAGGGGCGACCTTGGCCCAGAGCGATCGCTATGAAGTCGTCGAAGGCAATGTTTATTTTCCGCCCGAGGCACTCAACCTCGCCTATTTTCAGCCCAGCGATACCCACACGGTTTGTGGCTGGAAAGGCACAGCCAGCTACTACCACGTTGTTGTCAACGGTGAAG harbors:
- a CDS encoding GumC family protein, with translation MSLPQKVPNLRVVDREARLLGDRQQNPLRFNTTKRSRKGGLQAFGELCQRRWRLLSGTVLLSFLVMGGYVLWQPEMYEAYFRLLMEPVKEPQPAPTLTPRDGIAGTLPSPPPTTTPQVDLGSQILVLESDKVLAPIAQKLQQQYPHLTTRVLAEHLEIRPVVSSATEQLPTQTKVLEVAYRDRQPEIVTAVLKAVAEAFVDYSQRDRQEQLNRTLEQLDKDIQQHLKELEQLQQQLQGSQPQGTSLQPSEQLRFLTEQYRQIHSLRQAARLKAVEAYGRFQGLQEQLKMTPAEALAAANLSTSPAYQQQLARIQELDQEIAKNLAIFHEGTPVLQALEEQRRVLVEQLQAIASQVIGEQYQVDNPTGLGFQGTVSQTLITNYITAWIEYENQRRYDAELAAPQAAVAQQLQQLSSQLPAIDRLENQIRMANLSLEMLNQARQAVQLQLAQNNFAWQVLTDLENPAVQPTFPRLLLLVLGAIASLVLGVVAIYLADAAANTFVSPAQVEEALGLPLLGKIPKATPQTNLRLERVVKGNSGLWQVTQVLPAVGEWVKLQEAFHHVFANLQAVGLGHSLAVISALPTDGRTTVALNLALAAAGTGRRVLLIDGDLRRPQIHRYLGLTNEQGLADWLIHRRHWYSVAQARRGLAILTAGELRQQPMRLLSQDTIKQFMAHLKNYFDLVVVDTPPLTNFADAKLWSGLVDQTLVVVNLKAPQQPVRLALADYSLGSGSALGVVVNLA
- a CDS encoding SLBB domain-containing protein → MGCKSLPKLHNTVITLAIASGFTLGATLVVPRSASAQPMPVSPSSYSFTSINPLQDYLLGAGDVLFIEVVNLPPTVTTQKEFAVNLDGSVSLPLAGRVMVGGLTLPQAEQVILNAYSKVMRFPAVTVTLQTPRPMKILVAGEVTRPGTYVVPFTGVTVSTADQAASADSVGLSGGLTWPRLSRVLAQAGGITQEADIRNIEVRRQLGNGQTAVTRINLWEMIQSGDANQDITLRSDDVIVVPKAKEVNAAEAIRVASATFSPQVIRVQVVGEVLRPGLVEVPANATLTQGIGAAGGFNVQRANMSRVTLVRLNRDGTVSRRRIPFSLAAQPNANNNPVLQQGDVIVVERSGLTQVGDTIGNALRPFGALGTLGILINLFD
- a CDS encoding ABC transporter ATP-binding protein; the protein is MLDQPLICLEQISKVYGQGETEVHALREVNLNIQRGEYCAIMGASGSGKSTMMNIIGCLDRPTSGRYFLDGQDVAHLSDDELAHIRNAKIGFVFQQFYLLGQLTALENVMLPMVYAQVPPKERRDRAIAALEQVGLGHRLENRPNQLSGGQQQRVAIARAIVNQPLLLLADEPTGALDSHTTAEILAIFGQLNAAGMTVIMVTHEPDVAAVTHRIIQFRDGQIRSDRPNVPSPLTAPVLS
- a CDS encoding DUF427 domain-containing protein, which codes for MAKAVWKGATLAQSDRYEVVEGNVYFPPEALNLAYFQPSDTHTVCGWKGTASYYHVVVNGEVNRDAAWYYPDPKPAAANIKGYVAFWRGVQVTR